Below is a genomic region from Brucella sp. BE17.
ATGAAATCGATGCCGACCACCGGAATATGGATAGCGCGTGCCGCCTTGCACGCCGCCTCGACCAAAGTTTCATGCACACTCGCCGTCACATCGTGGATGGTGCCGCCGGTGTGAAGATTGGCAGCCTTGCGCACCGTAATTTCACGGTGGTCGGCAAGCACGTCTTCAAGCGCCAATCCCTGCCCCTCAAGGCATCGTCTGGTTTCATCGTCGATGGGTATGCGGCTTTCGCCGCCCGTTGCTGCCAGACGGCGGCGCGATTGCCGTTCGATCAGCTTGCGGATTGTTGTACGCCCATCTCCGACCACACGCGGCGGACGGCGGACGGCGGCAGCCACCAGCTTGTAATCGATGATCACCAGCCGCAGGTCCTCGCCGTCAAAGCAGGCTTCCAGAAGCACTCGGTCGCAAACCGTTTTCGCACGTTTGATTGCGGCGCGCAGATCCTTCATCGTGGTGATGCCCACAGAAATTCCCCGCCCCTGCTCGCCACGTGCCGGTTTCACCACCAGTTTGCCGTGGCTTTCGAGAAAATCCTGCAAGGCACTTTCGTCCGCATCGGCGGAAATCTGTTGCGGTACGACGAGACCAGCCTTTTCCACGACGCGACGCGTCACCGCCTTGTCATCGCAGATCGACATGGCAACACCTGAAGTCATTTCCGACAGGCTTTCACGGCAATGTACAGAACGTCCGGCATAGGAAAGACGAAAAAAACCGCCTTCAGCGTCGGTCACGTCTACCTGCACGCCACGGCGCATGGCTTCGTCTACGATTATGCGGGCATAGGGATTAAGTTCATCGACCGATTGCAATGGTGAGGCGAAAAACTTTTCATTGATCGCGTTCTTACATTTGATCGCGAATAGCGGAACGCGGCGAAATTTCAGCTTTTCATAAAGCCTGATGGCATTGTCATTGTCATGCAGCACCGACAGATCGACATGGCTCAAACCCCGTGCCTGAAAATGCTCGGCAAGTTTGCGCACCAGCTTTTCGCCGATACCGGGCTGGCGGGCTTGCGGGTGAACCGCCAGACACCAGAG
It encodes:
- the ngg gene encoding N-acetylglutaminylglutamine synthetase — translated: MHKRGEVNMTRQKTKGTRAFSHRLTRLRNPESAGFHQEQDNIERKTNVALDCGWGRLLFAQTFESNEAIIEALRAEAPASRDILFYASDPHVLLSMAPHEIFLDPSHTYRLELATYRPGGRRIRGVTIRRAASEADAEGINGVYAACGMVQLRPDFFSEDRDNRAVTYFVAQDDATGEVIGTVTGLNHRRLFGDADQGASLWCLAVHPQARQPGIGEKLVRKLAEHFQARGLSHVDLSVLHDNDNAIRLYEKLKFRRVPLFAIKCKNAINEKFFASPLQSVDELNPYARIIVDEAMRRGVQVDVTDAEGGFFRLSYAGRSVHCRESLSEMTSGVAMSICDDKAVTRRVVEKAGLVVPQQISADADESALQDFLESHGKLVVKPARGEQGRGISVGITTMKDLRAAIKRAKTVCDRVLLEACFDGEDLRLVIIDYKLVAAAVRRPPRVVGDGRTTIRKLIERQSRRRLAATGGESRIPIDDETRRCLEGQGLALEDVLADHREITVRKAANLHTGGTIHDVTASVHETLVEAACKAARAIHIPVVGIDFMVKDPEEPDYIFVEANERPGLANHEPRPTAARFVECLFPQLGSYAG